DNA sequence from the Edaphobacter lichenicola genome:
ACGCGAGAGATAACAGCGCAACAGCCCGGTCCGCTTCTCGATGTCGCCCTGCGACATGCCTTTTTGCAGCCGATATCCGCGAATCGTAGAACCGATATTCATCGAGATGGAAAGAGCCTCAATCGACTCGTTCGCCAGATCAACAGGTATAGTTTGCATGTCAGCCATTAGCCACAAAGTAAACAGCCGCAACGAGTTGGTCAATGCCTATCTTTGGGGACCAAGGCAATTCTGAACCATCCCAGGTTCATCGAGAGGCAGTTACCGGCCAAACCCTGAAGCCTTACTTGAACTCCCCCCGAGTCTGGGAACCGCCCCCGGCATTACTGGATCGGTTACTAGCGCTGGAGTAACCCCGTCCTTGCTGCGGGGTGGTCTTTGTGGAGGGTCATCCCACTCCTCCCACCCACCGGTACACGCTGCACAGATCCTCCGGCGAGGCCACGTGGTCCGCCGCCGTGTCCTCCTCCGACATCTCCACCGTCCCGGTCCACAGAAGCCTGAAGCCGACGTGCGCCTCCAGCAACTCGCCAGCCTCGGGGTTGAAGTAGATGACGTCCAGCAGCCCTGGCCTGCCTGCAAACTCAGTCTCCAGCCGCTCAATCAGCCGCTCCACCACCGGAGCCGCGAACGGGTTGAAGAGATAGAGCAGGCACGGCCCCTCTGGAAACGAAAATTCGGTCGCGTCCTGATGGAGAATCCGCACCGGACACACCGCCCGCCCTGCGCCGGTCCACGCGGCCAGGTTCGACTCGGCGGTCTTGGCCAGTGATGCGTTCAACTCCACGCCGATCACCTGACGAAACGAGAACTCCGAGGCCATCATCATCGCGCGCCCCTTGCCGCAGCCCAGATCGACGAAGCTGTACTGAGAGATCGCGGCATGACTGGAGTCGGAGATCCAATCCTCGACCACACGCCGAAACCGCGAAGGAGCCATGCCGTAGTAGGCGGTATTGAAGACGTCATTCTTATGGCCCGTGCGCAGGTCGCCACCGCCGATCAGCCCGCTCGTGTCGACGCCGTAGCGCTGATCGAACGGATGCAGCGGCGGCTTTTCCGCGCCCACAGCGCTGTCCTGTCGCTGCAGCCGCTCCAGCGCGATCCGCATCGTTCCCGCCAGTCCGCGTTGCGCCAGCGACCATCGCAGCTTCGACCATGCTGTGCCGAGTCTTGTCATTCGTCATCGTGTCTGCGTCAGGATCTCTGCGAAACGAAGCGCCGCCGGCTTCTTCTCTTAGCAAGAAGTCTAGTGCAACTCCCAACGCAGCGCGGGATCGACCAGCGTCTGCAGCAGAAAGTTATTTCTTGGCGGCGACCAGTGGGCCACCCGGCGCAGCAGCGAGACAAATAGCGATTGTTTCGCCACTACAATATCGACCGCCTTCTCGGAGATGAACGCGTGCCGCATCGAGTGGGGTGTTCCGCCCTCGAAGAACAGTCTGGATGTCCCGATCTCAATCTCATGCTCGATCAGGTACGAACGAATCATTGTTCCCACCGAGTACCTCTCAAGACCGCTGCGATTCATCTGCCAGTCGATCTCGGATACGCCATGATGTCTCCTGCCGCCGAGCAGGCTGATCCACTGGCCGTCCGGCGTCTTCACTCCAACGCAGAATAGTCCATTCAGCGCCTTCATCGTGCTGTATCGCCTCTCGAGGACGAGGTCGGAGACAGGATGGGTCGACGCCTGATTCAATTCGTTCAGCAAAGCTTTACTGAGATTTTTTTTAACATCGCCTTCAAAGGTGCATCCCAACTCTGCTTCGGCCTTGCGGCGGTAGTACCTCAGATTGCGGCGCGTGTGTTTGCCCATCGAAGCCAGCGTCTCATCGAGAGTCTTCTCCAATACGATGGTTGCCCCTACCTCGCGGGTCTGCGTGGTCCACCAGCGCTTTTTATCTCCTGCCACCGAGCCGTCGAAGCACTGCGACCAGGTCTCATTGCCCTCGCCAGCGTAGCTCAGCATCACCACTTGCGCGCCGCACGCCATCAAATAGCGACCCACACTCGTCGAGAGCCTGGTCCGTTCCGCAGGCGGTGCAATCACAGCTCGGCTGCCATTGAAGTCGCTAGTATTAAATACGCGCGAAGGCATCCCCAGTACTTTGTACTCATAGATCAGTACCGCGCCCTTCAAATCTTCGGCCCGGAGTTCCGCCAGATCCAAATTCGGCCGCTTCTCGGCCAGCACCAGATAGGGGATCTTCTTTAGATTGTCAGTTCCGGTAAGAAAGTATTCCAGATAGTCCATCGCCCCGGTTTGTTCGCAGAGCGCAGACAGTTGAACCAGGACAGGCTGAATGCGCAGGATCGCCGCCCGTCCGCGCAGAACGAAAAAGTGCGCGGCATCCAGGTCACTCCCCAATGAGTCTTTGGCTTCATGACTGGTCAGCAGCATAGTGACGTAGGTGAACCGAAGATCGCGGTAACTAATCAAAGACAGTGGTCTTTGCGATGCGGCAGATAGGGGCTGGTTTCATAGGATGCGTTTTTGCCAGTCCCAGGAGTGGCCGGCTGAAACAAATCAGTAATAACTTTTGGCAAACAAGTCACACAGGGGCTGGTAAGCTTACGCCAAATCAATTCAGATTGGATCTTCCCTGACTCAAACCTCTGCAATCATTCCGGGACTTGGTTTTTTCAACTCCTACCCATATTGCTTTGAGAGAGGCAACCCCAAAAAACTCTGGACAGGTGCAAAAGATCGACCTCGAAATTCAAGAGAACATCGAACCATAAATCAGCTGCTGGAAAGACTTTACAGTAAGTGCACGACGAAACTATGAATAAAATTTCATCCTGCCAATGGTATCCACAGGGCGAGTTACCCCATGAACATGCCGCCGTTCACATCCAGCGTGTGCCCAGTGATATAGCTGGCCTCCTCCGATGCGAGGAACGCAACCGCATGGGCGACCTCAACGTCGGTTCCAACTCGTCCCAGTGGAATGAACTGCGCATTCATCGCCTTCTGCTCGGCGGTCAGAACCTCGGTCATCGCCGTCTCGATAAATCCCGGCGCCACCGCGTTCACCGTAATCGTCCGGCTCGCCAGCTCCCGGGCCAGCGACTTGGTCAGCCCGATCAGCCCCGCCTTCGAGGCCGCATAGTTCGCCTGCCCCGCCTGTCCCGTCTCTCCCACCACTGAAGTCACGTTGACGATCCGCCCCCAGCGGCCCTTCACCATCTGCGACATCACCGCCTGCGTCATCAGGAACGCGCCCGTCAGGTTGGTCGTCAGCACATCGTCCCAATCCCTCCGCTTCATCCGCAGCGCCAGGATGTCCCGCGTGATGCCGGCGTTATTCACCAGAATGTGCACCGCTCCAAAGTGGGCGATCACCGCTTTCGCGCACTCCTTGATCGACTCCTCGTTCGAAACATCCAGCGCGAACGCATGCGCCTTTCCCCCGGCAGCCGCAATCTCCGCCGCAACGTCGCCCAGCTTCTCGAGATTCCTCGCCGCCAGCGCCACCGTCGCCCCCGCCCGCGCCAGCTCCAGCGCACACGCGCGCCCAATCCCCTGCGAAGCCCCCGTCACCAACGCAACACGTCCTGCCGAAATACTCATGACTCTCCTTGAAACAAAGCACCGAAACAAACTCACTCATTATACGAACCCGGTCAACAGGTTCTCCGAGCGGTCTTCGAGCAGCGACCAGATGTAAACATTCAGCTCTCGTGCGAAGTGCAGTACCGGTGCGTGATCCGGCAGCGCAATACCATGCGCCGCAGGTAGCTCATTCACGCGAATCTCTGCCTCGGCCCGCTCCAGCGGCCACGGAAGATGATGAATATGTCCCACCAGCATCCTCCCGCCGTGCGGAGCAAACAGGCAGTAGCGCTCCGTCAAAAAATGTTCCAGCGTGCCGCCAACACTCGGCCCGGCGAGCTCGCCCAGGGCGCGATAGCTCGCCTCGAAGCGAACGATGCTCCCCGTCAGCAGTCGTCTGCTGCGATACTCGATCGTTCCATCCTGCGCGGTTTTTCGTCGCATGTCGGCCAGAAAATACGGCAGATGAAACAGTGTCCGCGCACCCAGCACAGCCAGCGCACTCGCCGCATCGAGCGAGAAAAAATATACGCCGCGCAGCCCAGTGACCCGCGAACGCGCATAGGTCCGCAGATTCAACTCGCAAAACTTCCCCGCACTCGGAACCGTGACGCATCTCTCGCCCACCGCCCGCGTCCGTACCTGATCCATCCAGAAGGGCACCACACCCACCCACGCCCATCCGTCGAAGCTGTCGACCTCCAGTCCTGCAGGCAGCAGCCGCGCCATCGCGTCCACCGCAATCGGCCAGTGCGCGAACAGCAGGTCGTTCCACCGCTGCGCCATGCGCCAACGCCCTGCAGGCAGCTCATACGGACGATGTTCCACGGTGTTCAAAACATTCAGCATAGCTAAGGATAGATGCTGTCCACAGGCCACCGCTCTCAGATCAAGTATCCTGAGTCTCACCATGCCAGCCAGCCAGAAGACAGACACCCTCGATCCCTCCCCCGCAAACGCCTCCGCCGCGCACCCGCCCGCCAGCGAGACCGACGTCTACGCCATCCACGGTGCCGACCCCGAGGTCCTCGCCTACGCCATGGCCAAGTACTCCCGCTCCGCCCTCACCATGAAGGAGTCCCTCGCCGAGATCAGCTCCCAGCGCGCCGAGCAGTTCCTCAACACCTTCTACTTCGCCTACGGCCATCGCTCCATCGCCGACCTCGCCCACATCCCCTTCGCCATCGAGCGCCTCTCCCTGCTCGCCGCCATCGAGCTCGTCGACGAGCAGCGCTGGGACGGCCAGGAGCGCTCCACCCGCTACCAGAACTTCCGCCTCTCCGGCTGGTTCACCCCTGCCCTCGCCGCCGAAACCCCCACCTTCACCGCCGCCCTCGAGCGCCTCTTCGCCACCTACGACAAGGTCAGCGCCGGCATGCTCACCGCTCTCAAGGCCGCCATCCCGCAGCCCGAAGCCATGAAGCCCGAGGCCTACGAGCGCACCCTCAAAGCCCGCGCCTTCGACGTCGCCCGCTATCTCCTGCCGCTTGCGACCAACACCTCGCTGGGCCAGATCGTCAACGCCCGCACCCTCGAAACCCAGGTCTCCCGCCTGCTCACCAGCGACTTCGCCGAGATCCGCCAGCTCGGCGAAAAGCTCCGCGCCGCCGCCTCCGAGCCCGCCTGGAATGTCCAGCACGCCGCCGGCGAGGTTCTCTGCGAAGAGATCTCCTCCCTTGAGGGCAGCCTCGGCGAGCGCGCCCACGAAGCCTTCCTGCGCCCCGTCAAAGCCGCGCCCACGCTGGTCAAATACGCCGCCCCCAACGACTATCAACGCGAAACCCGCAGCGAACTCGCCCACGCCGCGAAGCTCCTCATGGGCAGCCAGCCCATCGCCCCCGCGCCCGTAGTCGATCTCCTCGACGGCGACGAACCCCTCGAGGTCGAGCTCGCCACCTCGCTCCTCTACCCGCACTGCCACTACCCCTACCGCCAGCTTCGCCACCAGGTCGCCGCCCTCAGCGCCAATCAGCGCGGCGAGATCACCGCCCTCGGCACCAAGCATCGCGGCCGCCACGACGAGCTCCTCCGCAGCTTCTCCTCCGGCCACAGCCTCCGCTTCGACATCCTCATGGACATCGGCGGCTTCCGCGACATGCACCGCCATCGCCGCTGCGTCCAGCTCCTCCAGCCCTACACCGACCTCCACGGCTACGACGAGCCCATCTGCCCCGGCCAGCCCACCCTCGCCGAAGCTGGACTCGAAACCCTCTACAGCGAAGCCCTCGCCGCCACCTACGCCACCTACCGCAGCCTGCGCGACTCCGCCGTCCCCGAGGCCGCGCAATCCGCGCAGTACCTCCTCCCCCTGGCCACCCGCTGCCGTTCGCTCTTCAAGATGGACTTCGCCGAAGCCCTCTATATCTCCGAGCTGCGCTCAGGCGTCGCCGGCCACTTCAGCTATCGCCGCGTCGCATGGGAGATGTACAAGGCCGTCGCCAAAAAACACCCCTCCCTCGCCCAGTACTTCCGCATCGAAGACGTCAACGAGCCAGTCGACCTATTGCGCCGTTAGTCGCGGGAGCTACTGAGGCGCGTGCCTGGTGAACTTGTGCAGGACGAACTCCTGAATAAAGCCGTTGGCCATATCGGCTGCGATGTCGACAAAGGTGGTCGAAAAGACCTGCCCCGCGCCGCGGTTCGACGCCGGATAGTAGGCATTGGAGATAGCGCCCGAGGCCACATATCCGCCCAGGCTTGAGAAGTTCGGCTGCAAGCGTCCGTTATCTCCCCGGCAGATGAAAGGCGTAGAGAGGGCATGCAGCGAGCGCGACTTCTTCGTTCCCGTCCCCTGGTAGAAGTAGCGCGGATCCTGATGAAGGAGGGAGGGCAGGATGGCGCCGCCGATGAAGATGTCGGTCAAACCGTTGGCGTAGTTGGCGCCCAGACGCTGGCCGTAACCCTTCGCGCCCTGGCCGTAGTCGGGTGTGCCGGCAGCCTGGTCGATGCCGGCGATGAACGCTGAGCCGGCGAAGGTGACGGGGTCAAGCGAGGTCTTGTAAGCCAGTCTGAACTTCAGCTTCGGCGTCAGCGGCGCAGGATTGTGGTCATAGACGACGTAGAAGTTGGGGATGAATCCCAGGATGCGCTGCTTCTCCGCTTCCTTGACCTGCTCGGTGGCGATCTCCTCGGGGCTAACGGCGTTGACCACGGTGACCGCGACTGCAATGCGGAGCCGAATGCCCGTCAGATCCATATACTGACCGGGCTTCAGGGTGATCTCCGGCGAGCTCCAGTCTGCGAACCCCTTGGCGCTGACCGTGACATGGTAGGGTACCTCCGGATTCAGATGGGAAAGTTTGAAGAATCCGTCATCGCCCGTCTTCACGCATTCGGGAGCGGTGAGCGAAGGGCTCTCAAGAGCGACGGTCGCTCCAGGAACGGTGCCATCATTCACATCGGTCACCGTACCGATAATGGTTCCAGTCGGTTGCGCGGATCGGAAACTATTCTGGGCTGCCGCAATGGGGACGCACACACTGACAATAAGACAAAACAGGCGATGCATGAGGCTCACCTGCCGCCGAGTCTCTTTGACACCTTGTTGGTGGACTTCCTTAACCTCTGTCACTCCGAAAAACAGCAGAGATTTCGCGAACGTCGTCTAGACACACTGATCAGATGCAGGTGTCGCGCCAGGTGATTCCGGATTTCCACGTGTGATAGTTCGGGCGATCGAGTGGACTCAACCTCATC
Encoded proteins:
- a CDS encoding FAD-dependent thymidylate synthase codes for the protein MPASQKTDTLDPSPANASAAHPPASETDVYAIHGADPEVLAYAMAKYSRSALTMKESLAEISSQRAEQFLNTFYFAYGHRSIADLAHIPFAIERLSLLAAIELVDEQRWDGQERSTRYQNFRLSGWFTPALAAETPTFTAALERLFATYDKVSAGMLTALKAAIPQPEAMKPEAYERTLKARAFDVARYLLPLATNTSLGQIVNARTLETQVSRLLTSDFAEIRQLGEKLRAAASEPAWNVQHAAGEVLCEEISSLEGSLGERAHEAFLRPVKAAPTLVKYAAPNDYQRETRSELAHAAKLLMGSQPIAPAPVVDLLDGDEPLEVELATSLLYPHCHYPYRQLRHQVAALSANQRGEITALGTKHRGRHDELLRSFSSGHSLRFDILMDIGGFRDMHRHRRCVQLLQPYTDLHGYDEPICPGQPTLAEAGLETLYSEALAATYATYRSLRDSAVPEAAQSAQYLLPLATRCRSLFKMDFAEALYISELRSGVAGHFSYRRVAWEMYKAVAKKHPSLAQYFRIEDVNEPVDLLRR
- a CDS encoding YqjF family protein encodes the protein MLNVLNTVEHRPYELPAGRWRMAQRWNDLLFAHWPIAVDAMARLLPAGLEVDSFDGWAWVGVVPFWMDQVRTRAVGERCVTVPSAGKFCELNLRTYARSRVTGLRGVYFFSLDAASALAVLGARTLFHLPYFLADMRRKTAQDGTIEYRSRRLLTGSIVRFEASYRALGELAGPSVGGTLEHFLTERYCLFAPHGGRMLVGHIHHLPWPLERAEAEIRVNELPAAHGIALPDHAPVLHFARELNVYIWSLLEDRSENLLTGFV
- a CDS encoding GNAT family N-acetyltransferase; its protein translation is MISYRDLRFTYVTMLLTSHEAKDSLGSDLDAAHFFVLRGRAAILRIQPVLVQLSALCEQTGAMDYLEYFLTGTDNLKKIPYLVLAEKRPNLDLAELRAEDLKGAVLIYEYKVLGMPSRVFNTSDFNGSRAVIAPPAERTRLSTSVGRYLMACGAQVVMLSYAGEGNETWSQCFDGSVAGDKKRWWTTQTREVGATIVLEKTLDETLASMGKHTRRNLRYYRRKAEAELGCTFEGDVKKNLSKALLNELNQASTHPVSDLVLERRYSTMKALNGLFCVGVKTPDGQWISLLGGRRHHGVSEIDWQMNRSGLERYSVGTMIRSYLIEHEIEIGTSRLFFEGGTPHSMRHAFISEKAVDIVVAKQSLFVSLLRRVAHWSPPRNNFLLQTLVDPALRWELH
- a CDS encoding carboxypeptidase-like regulatory domain-containing protein — translated: MHRLFCLIVSVCVPIAAAQNSFRSAQPTGTIIGTVTDVNDGTVPGATVALESPSLTAPECVKTGDDGFFKLSHLNPEVPYHVTVSAKGFADWSSPEITLKPGQYMDLTGIRLRIAVAVTVVNAVSPEEIATEQVKEAEKQRILGFIPNFYVVYDHNPAPLTPKLKFRLAYKTSLDPVTFAGSAFIAGIDQAAGTPDYGQGAKGYGQRLGANYANGLTDIFIGGAILPSLLHQDPRYFYQGTGTKKSRSLHALSTPFICRGDNGRLQPNFSSLGGYVASGAISNAYYPASNRGAGQVFSTTFVDIAADMANGFIQEFVLHKFTRHAPQ
- a CDS encoding methyltransferase domain-containing protein, producing MTRLGTAWSKLRWSLAQRGLAGTMRIALERLQRQDSAVGAEKPPLHPFDQRYGVDTSGLIGGGDLRTGHKNDVFNTAYYGMAPSRFRRVVEDWISDSSHAAISQYSFVDLGCGKGRAMMMASEFSFRQVIGVELNASLAKTAESNLAAWTGAGRAVCPVRILHQDATEFSFPEGPCLLYLFNPFAAPVVERLIERLETEFAGRPGLLDVIYFNPEAGELLEAHVGFRLLWTGTVEMSEEDTAADHVASPEDLCSVYRWVGGVG
- the fabG gene encoding 3-oxoacyl-[acyl-carrier-protein] reductase, which translates into the protein MSISAGRVALVTGASQGIGRACALELARAGATVALAARNLEKLGDVAAEIAAAGGKAHAFALDVSNEESIKECAKAVIAHFGAVHILVNNAGITRDILALRMKRRDWDDVLTTNLTGAFLMTQAVMSQMVKGRWGRIVNVTSVVGETGQAGQANYAASKAGLIGLTKSLARELASRTITVNAVAPGFIETAMTEVLTAEQKAMNAQFIPLGRVGTDVEVAHAVAFLASEEASYITGHTLDVNGGMFMG